From a region of the Rhipicephalus microplus isolate Deutch F79 chromosome X, USDA_Rmic, whole genome shotgun sequence genome:
- the mRpS18B gene encoding mitochondrial ribosomal protein S18B isoform X2: MAALMRRTCWAKSLRVAWSSLPKQLESLRKKSFYVEPSIWTKYVYACSSGLRQSCRGLWTSVCRSAEEHMQSEEAGDDTEKADVEAKVNVKKVTIHPPEISIEYLESKAYRDTYGDDPVWTMYRRNFKGQFPPPKTRRTCIKKGMIATGSPCPICRDEYLVIHHTNTKLLTQFISPHTGETLQPQKTGLCREKQFLLDLALLKAKDLGVIATIYVPPKPLHSYL; encoded by the exons ATGGCTGCGCTCATGCGCCGAACGTGTTGGGCGAAAAGTTTGCGTGTTGCGTGGAGTTCGCTGCCAAAGCAGCTGGAATCACTTAGGAAAAAATCCTTTTATGTTGAGCCTTCCATATGGACAAAATATGTGTATGCTTGTTCCTCCGGTTTGCGTCAG AGCTGCAGAGGGTTGTGGACTTCAGTTTGCCGTTCTGCTGAGGAGCATATGCAAAGTGAAGAGGCTGGAGATGATACTGAAAAGGCTGACGTAGAGGCCAAGGTGAACGTAAAAAAAGTGACGATTCACCCGCCGGAAATAAGCATCGAGTATCTAGAAAGCAAAG CCTACAGGGACACCTATGGTGATGACCCAGTGTGGACCATGTATAGAAGAAATTTCAAGGGCCAGTTTCCACCACCGAAAACACGGCGTACATGCATT AAAAAGGGTATGATCGCCACAGGCAGCCCATGCCCTATATGCAGAGATGAGTACCTTGTCATTCACCACACT AACACCAAATTGCTGACCCAATTTATCTCACCACACACAGGAGAAACCCTGCAACCACAAAAAACAG GTTTGTGCAGAGAAAAACAGTTCCTGCTTGATCTGGCCCTCTTGAAAGCTAAAGATTTAG